A genomic region of Pseudomonas migulae contains the following coding sequences:
- the argE gene encoding acetylornithine deacetylase — protein sequence MPLPSMKDQFAALIATPSVSCTQASLDQSNRPVIDLLATWLGDLGFACDIQQVSPGKFNLLASFGSGPGGLVLAGHSDTVPFDGALWQTDPLKLTEVDGRWVGLGSCDMKGFFALAIEAVLPLLDQPFKQPLLILATCDEESSMSGARALAEAGRPLGRAAVIGEPTGLKPIRMHKGIMMERIDILGQSGHSSDPRLGHSALEAMHDAIGELRGLRLLWQREYRNPQFGVPVPTMNFGCIHGGDNPNRICGQCSLEFDLRPLPGMDPKVLRAEILNKLNPVAERHQVKIDYAPLFPEVPPFEQSEDAELVRIAEKLTGHRAEAVAFGTEAPYLQRLGCETVVLGPGDIACAHQPGEYLEMSRLQPTVHLLRQLIEHYCLAPAQG from the coding sequence ATGCCTTTGCCGTCCATGAAAGATCAGTTCGCTGCGCTGATTGCCACGCCGTCGGTCAGTTGTACCCAGGCCAGCCTCGATCAATCCAACCGTCCAGTGATCGATTTGCTGGCGACGTGGCTCGGCGACCTGGGGTTTGCCTGCGATATCCAGCAGGTCAGCCCCGGCAAATTCAATCTGCTGGCCAGTTTCGGTTCCGGCCCCGGTGGTCTGGTGCTGGCGGGCCACAGTGACACCGTGCCGTTCGATGGCGCGTTGTGGCAGACCGATCCGCTGAAACTGACCGAAGTCGATGGCCGCTGGGTCGGTTTGGGCAGTTGCGACATGAAAGGCTTTTTCGCCCTGGCCATCGAAGCCGTCCTGCCCTTGCTCGATCAGCCGTTCAAGCAGCCGTTGCTGATTCTTGCCACCTGCGATGAAGAAAGCTCGATGTCCGGCGCCCGTGCCTTGGCCGAAGCAGGACGCCCGCTGGGTCGGGCGGCGGTGATCGGCGAGCCGACGGGCTTGAAGCCGATCCGCATGCACAAAGGCATCATGATGGAGCGCATCGACATCCTCGGTCAGAGCGGCCATTCCTCGGACCCACGCCTTGGCCATAGCGCCCTCGAAGCCATGCACGATGCCATCGGCGAGCTGCGCGGACTGCGCCTGTTGTGGCAGCGCGAGTACCGTAATCCGCAGTTCGGCGTGCCGGTGCCAACCATGAACTTCGGCTGCATCCATGGCGGGGATAACCCCAACCGCATCTGTGGTCAGTGCTCGCTGGAATTCGACCTGCGTCCGCTGCCGGGCATGGACCCCAAGGTGTTGCGCGCGGAGATTCTGAATAAACTCAACCCGGTTGCCGAGCGCCATCAGGTAAAGATCGATTACGCACCGCTGTTCCCCGAAGTGCCGCCCTTCGAGCAGTCCGAAGACGCCGAGCTGGTCCGCATCGCGGAAAAGCTCACCGGTCATCGCGCCGAAGCAGTGGCGTTCGGCACCGAAGCGCCTTATCTTCAGCGTCTTGGCTGCGAAACAGTGGTGCTCGGCCCGGGTGACATTGCCTGCGCGCACCAACCGGGGGAATACCTCGAAATGTCACGTTTGCAGCCTACCGTGCATCTATTACGACAACTGATCGAACATTACTGCCTGGCACCGGCTCAAGGTTAG
- the argA gene encoding amino-acid N-acetyltransferase, with amino-acid sequence MPEYVNWLRHASPYINAHRDCTFVVMLPGDGVEHPNFGNIVHDLVLLHSLGVRLVLVHGSRPQIETRLAARGLTPHYHHGMRITDAATLECVIDAVGQLRIAIEARLSMDMASSPMQGSRLRVASGNLVTARPIGVLEGVDYHHTGEVRRVDRKGINRLLDERSIVLLSPLGYSPTGEIFNLACEDVATRAAIDLGADKLLLFGADLGLIDENGRLVRELRPQQVPAHLLRLGNNYQGELLDAAAEACRGGVARSHIVSYAEDGALLTELFTRDGGGTLVAQEQFEVVREAAIEDVGGLLDLISPLEEQGILVRRSREVLEREIEQFSVVEREGMIIACAALYQIADSDAGELACLAVNPEYRHGGRGDELLERIETRARAQGLKTLFVLTTRTAHWFRERGFVPSSVERLPSARASLYNYQRNSKIFEKAL; translated from the coding sequence ATGCCCGAATACGTTAATTGGCTTCGTCACGCTTCGCCTTACATCAACGCCCACCGCGATTGCACCTTCGTCGTCATGCTGCCCGGCGACGGTGTGGAGCATCCGAACTTCGGCAATATCGTCCACGACCTGGTGCTGTTGCACAGCCTTGGCGTGCGACTGGTGCTGGTGCATGGTTCCCGTCCGCAGATCGAAACCCGCCTGGCCGCGCGCGGCCTGACCCCGCATTACCACCACGGGATGCGCATCACCGATGCGGCGACCCTCGAGTGTGTGATCGATGCGGTCGGCCAGCTGCGCATTGCCATCGAAGCGCGGCTGTCGATGGACATGGCCTCATCACCCATGCAGGGCTCGCGCCTGCGGGTGGCCAGCGGCAATCTGGTGACCGCACGGCCTATCGGCGTGCTCGAAGGCGTCGACTATCACCACACGGGCGAAGTGCGCCGTGTAGACCGCAAGGGCATCAACCGCCTGTTGGACGAGCGCTCCATCGTGCTGTTGTCGCCCTTGGGCTACTCGCCGACCGGTGAGATTTTCAACCTCGCGTGTGAAGACGTGGCGACCCGCGCAGCCATCGATCTGGGGGCCGATAAACTGCTGCTGTTCGGAGCCGACCTGGGTTTGATCGATGAAAACGGTCGCCTGGTTCGTGAACTGCGTCCGCAGCAAGTGCCGGCGCATTTGCTGCGTCTGGGCAATAACTATCAGGGTGAATTGCTGGACGCCGCGGCTGAAGCTTGCCGTGGCGGCGTGGCGCGCAGTCATATCGTCAGTTACGCCGAAGACGGCGCATTGCTGACCGAGCTGTTCACCCGTGACGGTGGCGGCACGCTGGTGGCCCAGGAGCAATTCGAGGTCGTCCGCGAAGCCGCGATTGAAGACGTCGGCGGTCTGCTGGACCTGATCAGCCCGCTGGAAGAGCAGGGGATTCTGGTGCGTCGTTCCCGCGAAGTGCTGGAGCGCGAGATCGAGCAGTTCAGTGTGGTCGAGCGCGAAGGCATGATCATCGCGTGTGCGGCGCTGTATCAGATTGCCGATTCGGATGCGGGAGAGTTGGCGTGTCTGGCGGTGAACCCGGAGTACCGGCACGGTGGTCGTGGGGATGAGCTGTTGGAACGGATCGAAACCCGCGCTCGGGCTCAGGGGTTGAAGACGCTGTTCGTGCTTACCACCCGGACCGCGCACTGGTTCCGTGAGCGTGGTTTCGTGCCGAGCAGCGTCGAGCGCCTGCCGTCGGCGCGGGCGTCGCTGTACAACTATCAGCGTAATTCGAAGATCTTCGAAAAAGCCCTGTAA
- a CDS encoding peroxiredoxin, which yields MSIRLGDIAPDFEQDSSAGTIRFHEWLGDSWGVLFSHPADFTPVCTTELGFTAKLKDEFAQRGVKAIALSVDPVDSHHKWIEDINETQNTVVNFPILADADRKVSDLYDLIHPNANDTLTVRSLFVIDPNKKVRLTITYPASTGRNFHEILRVIDSLQLTDNYKVATPANWKDGEEVVIVPSLQDPDEIKKRFPKGYRAVKPYLRLTPQPNK from the coding sequence ATGAGCATCAGACTCGGCGACATCGCCCCCGATTTCGAGCAGGATTCCAGCGCCGGCACCATCCGTTTCCATGAATGGCTGGGCGACAGTTGGGGCGTGCTGTTTTCCCACCCGGCGGACTTCACCCCGGTGTGCACCACCGAGCTGGGCTTCACCGCCAAGCTCAAGGATGAATTCGCCCAGCGTGGGGTCAAGGCCATCGCGTTGTCCGTGGACCCGGTGGACTCGCACCACAAGTGGATCGAGGACATCAACGAAACCCAGAATACCGTCGTCAATTTCCCGATCCTGGCCGACGCCGACCGCAAGGTCTCGGACCTGTACGACCTGATCCACCCCAACGCCAACGACACCCTGACCGTGCGCTCGCTGTTCGTGATCGACCCGAACAAAAAGGTTCGGCTGACCATTACTTACCCGGCGAGCACTGGCCGTAACTTCCATGAAATCCTGCGGGTGATCGATTCGCTGCAACTCACCGACAACTACAAGGTGGCCACCCCGGCCAACTGGAAAGACGGTGAAGAAGTGGTGATCGTGCCTTCGCTGCAGGACCCGGACGAAATCAAAAAGCGCTTTCCCAAGGGCTATCGCGCAGTGAAGCCGTACCTGCGTTTGACGCCACAGCCGAACAAGTAA
- a CDS encoding Lrp/AsnC family transcriptional regulator has translation MQSELDGYDRKILALLQEDASLSSAQIAEQVGLSQSPCWRRIQRMKEEGIIRGQVTLLDRKKIGLNTQIFAEVKLNAHGRSNFTEFTEAIRGFPEVLECYVLMGSVDFLLRIVTADIEAYERFFFEKLSMVPGIQEVNSIVALSEIKSTTSLPV, from the coding sequence ATGCAAAGCGAACTGGATGGCTACGACCGCAAGATTCTCGCGTTGCTGCAAGAGGACGCTTCGCTCTCCAGCGCACAGATCGCCGAACAGGTAGGGCTCTCGCAATCGCCCTGCTGGCGACGGATTCAGCGGATGAAGGAGGAGGGGATCATTCGCGGTCAGGTGACGCTGCTGGACCGGAAGAAGATCGGGCTGAACACGCAGATTTTTGCCGAGGTGAAACTCAACGCCCATGGCCGTTCGAACTTCACCGAATTCACCGAGGCGATTCGCGGCTTTCCCGAGGTGCTGGAGTGTTATGTGCTGATGGGGTCGGTGGATTTCTTGCTGCGGATTGTGACGGCGGACATCGAGGCGTATGAGCGGTTTTTCTTCGAGAAGCTGTCGATGGTGCCGGGGATTCAGGAGGTGAACTCGATTGTGGCGTTGTCGGAGATCAAGTCGACCACCAGTTTGCCGGTCTAG
- the tauA gene encoding taurine ABC transporter substrate-binding protein, which produces MTTKRALSSPIVTVCVSVLFSLSAHAAGLTVGYQTGIDPSKVPQADGLYEKTIGEKIDWRRFNSGPEVVTAIASGDVQIGNLGSSPLAAAASRNLPIVAFIVSAQINAAEALVVRNGSGIDKPEDLIGKTIATPFVSTSHYSLLGALKHWGLDASKVKVVNLQPAEIAAAWKRGDIDGAFVWSPALGEIRKTGKTLTDAAQVGQWGAPTFEVWVARKDYAEKHPDVVAKFAKVTLDSFADYAAHKDSWTADSVPVQKIAKLTGANAADVPGLLAGSAFPDAKAQQTTALLDGGTAKAIGETAKFLKEHGKVETVLPDYSPYVSAKYVQE; this is translated from the coding sequence ATGACGACCAAGCGCGCACTATCCAGCCCAATTGTTACAGTTTGTGTATCGGTATTATTTTCTTTGAGTGCTCACGCGGCCGGCCTTACCGTTGGCTACCAAACCGGCATCGACCCCAGCAAAGTCCCGCAAGCGGATGGCCTCTACGAGAAGACCATCGGCGAGAAAATCGATTGGCGTCGTTTCAACAGCGGCCCCGAGGTGGTGACGGCCATTGCTTCGGGTGACGTGCAGATCGGCAACCTCGGTTCAAGCCCGCTGGCTGCGGCCGCTTCGCGCAATCTACCGATTGTCGCGTTCATCGTTTCCGCCCAGATCAACGCGGCCGAAGCCTTGGTGGTGCGCAACGGCAGCGGCATCGACAAACCGGAAGATCTGATCGGCAAGACCATCGCCACGCCGTTCGTTTCGACCTCGCATTACAGTTTGCTTGGCGCGCTGAAGCACTGGGGCCTGGACGCCTCGAAAGTCAAAGTGGTGAACCTGCAACCGGCGGAAATCGCTGCGGCCTGGAAGCGCGGCGATATTGATGGCGCGTTCGTCTGGTCGCCTGCGCTGGGGGAAATTCGCAAGACCGGCAAGACCTTGACCGACGCCGCACAGGTCGGCCAGTGGGGTGCACCGACCTTCGAAGTCTGGGTCGCGCGCAAGGATTACGCAGAGAAGCATCCGGACGTCGTGGCGAAATTCGCCAAGGTCACCCTGGACTCTTTCGCCGATTACGCCGCGCATAAAGACAGCTGGACTGCTGATTCGGTACCGGTGCAGAAAATCGCCAAACTGACCGGTGCCAATGCCGCCGATGTGCCAGGACTGCTGGCCGGTTCAGCTTTCCCGGACGCCAAGGCACAACAGACCACCGCGCTGCTGGACGGCGGCACGGCGAAGGCCATTGGCGAGACCGCGAAATTTCTGAAGGAGCACGGCAAGGTTGAGACGGTGCTGCCGGATTATTCGCCGTATGTCAGCGCGAAATACGTGCAGGAATAA
- a CDS encoding GspE/PulE family protein gives MSVQLAIQDRWLDLNDLLRELVAQGFISQDSAEHALNARRRHAAHGQMHPLEFIASQQLDDLSRPGKHLDLESLTLWLSQQAGQPYLRIDPLKINVAAITPLMSYAFAQRHKILAVSIDRDAVTVASAQPYVKGWEADLTHVLKLPIKRVVANPVDIQRFSVEFFRLAKSVSGATNNDQQTSTLGNFEQLLNLGASDQEPDANDAHIVNIVDWLFQYAFQQRASDIHIEPRREQGTVRFRIDGVLHNVYQFPPQVTMAIVSRLKSLGRMNVAEKRKPQDGRVKTKTPDGGEVELRLSTLPTAFGEKMVMRIFDPEVLLKDFDQLGFSADDLRRWQDMTGQPNGIILVTGPTGSGKTTTLYTTLKKLATPEVNLCTIEDPIEMVEPAFNQMQVQHNIDLTFAAGVRALMRQDPDIIMIGEIRDLETAEMAIQAALTGHLVLSTLHTNDAPSAISRLLELGVPHYLIKATVLGVMAQRLVRTLCPHCKAPLTLGEEDWQTLTKPWQAPLPGNAQRAIGCLECRDTGYRGRAGVYEIMQLTDGLKALINPDTDLTAIRRQAFKEGMRSLRLSGAQKVAAGLTTIEEVLRVTPQSEQK, from the coding sequence ATGTCCGTTCAACTTGCCATTCAGGACCGCTGGCTGGATCTCAATGATTTGCTGCGCGAACTGGTCGCCCAGGGTTTTATCAGCCAGGACTCGGCCGAGCACGCGCTCAACGCCCGCCGCCGTCACGCCGCCCATGGCCAGATGCACCCGCTGGAGTTCATCGCCAGCCAGCAGCTGGACGACCTCAGTCGCCCCGGCAAACACCTTGACCTGGAAAGCCTGACCCTGTGGTTGTCGCAGCAGGCCGGCCAGCCCTACTTGCGCATCGACCCGCTGAAAATCAACGTCGCGGCCATTACGCCGCTGATGTCCTATGCCTTCGCCCAACGCCACAAGATTCTCGCGGTGTCCATCGATCGCGACGCCGTGACCGTGGCCAGTGCCCAGCCTTACGTCAAAGGCTGGGAAGCCGACCTGACCCACGTTCTGAAGCTGCCGATCAAACGGGTGGTGGCCAACCCGGTGGACATCCAGCGTTTCAGCGTGGAGTTTTTCCGCCTGGCCAAATCGGTCAGTGGCGCGACCAACAACGATCAACAGACCAGCACCCTGGGTAACTTCGAGCAACTGCTCAACCTCGGCGCCAGCGACCAGGAACCGGACGCCAACGATGCACACATCGTTAACATCGTCGACTGGCTGTTCCAGTACGCCTTCCAGCAACGCGCCAGCGATATCCACATCGAGCCCCGGCGCGAGCAAGGCACGGTGCGCTTTCGCATCGACGGCGTGCTGCACAACGTCTATCAATTCCCGCCGCAGGTGACCATGGCCATCGTCAGTCGCCTGAAGAGCCTGGGCCGGATGAACGTCGCGGAAAAACGCAAACCCCAGGACGGCCGGGTGAAAACCAAGACGCCGGACGGCGGTGAAGTCGAGTTGCGGCTGTCAACGTTGCCGACGGCGTTCGGCGAAAAAATGGTGATGCGGATCTTCGACCCGGAAGTGCTGCTCAAGGACTTCGATCAGCTGGGCTTCTCCGCCGATGATTTGCGCCGCTGGCAGGACATGACGGGCCAGCCCAACGGCATCATCCTGGTGACCGGTCCGACCGGCTCGGGCAAGACCACCACGCTCTATACCACCTTGAAGAAACTCGCGACGCCGGAGGTCAACCTCTGCACCATCGAAGACCCGATCGAGATGGTCGAGCCGGCCTTCAACCAGATGCAGGTCCAGCACAACATCGACCTCACGTTCGCCGCTGGCGTGCGCGCACTGATGCGGCAGGACCCGGACATCATCATGATCGGCGAGATCCGCGATCTCGAAACCGCTGAAATGGCGATCCAGGCCGCGCTCACCGGTCACCTGGTGCTCTCGACGCTGCACACCAACGACGCGCCCAGCGCCATCAGTCGACTGCTGGAACTCGGCGTGCCGCATTACCTGATCAAGGCCACGGTGCTCGGCGTCATGGCGCAACGTCTGGTCCGTACGTTGTGCCCGCACTGCAAGGCGCCGCTGACACTGGGTGAAGAAGACTGGCAAACCCTGACCAAACCCTGGCAGGCACCGCTGCCGGGCAATGCCCAGCGCGCCATCGGTTGCCTGGAATGCCGCGACACCGGCTATCGCGGCCGCGCCGGGGTCTACGAAATCATGCAACTGACTGACGGCCTCAAAGCGCTGATCAACCCCGACACCGATCTAACGGCGATCCGGCGCCAGGCGTTCAAGGAAGGCATGCGCAGTTTGCGGCTGTCGGGTGCGCAGAAAGTCGCCGCGGGTTTGACGACCATCGAGGAGGTGCTGCGGGTGACGCCGCAGAGCGAGCAGAAATGA
- a CDS encoding OprD family porin, producing the protein MNKSTLALAVAVGVLAQQAGAAGFIEDSKASVSSRTMYYNADAREGASTPANNQRETAQGFKFDFLSGFTQGVVGFGFDAQALVGIHLDGGRGHHPDSNTFFPSDSDGSASDPWSRVAGNVKARFSKTEAHLGGALQPNMPILVANDSRLLPQTFEGGTITSKEIDNFTFNLGQLEHAAGRASSNSTGLAVSTIGNAKESNQFRYAGADWKVTKDLTLQYYHANLEDYYKQNFFGLVHVFPISNNQSFKTDLRYFDSSSDGKNGDAGYRFNNNGGYAKNVGEVDNTTWSAMFTYTLGGNAFLVGHQRVSDDGGFVYLNQGNVVDGNGRNEGAGGSSFYLFTDAMINGFVRAGENTTFGQYTYDFASLGVPGLKASAAYLRGENIKAANGVGKDQTEWERDLRLDYVIQTGALKGFGTTLRHGTYRGDTPNINAQDQTRVIFNYTYSFM; encoded by the coding sequence ATGAACAAGTCCACCTTGGCCTTGGCCGTGGCCGTAGGGGTTTTGGCGCAGCAGGCAGGCGCCGCCGGTTTCATCGAAGACAGCAAGGCTTCCGTCAGTTCTCGCACGATGTATTACAACGCCGATGCCCGTGAGGGTGCTTCTACTCCTGCGAACAATCAGCGAGAAACCGCTCAGGGCTTCAAGTTCGATTTCCTGTCTGGTTTCACCCAAGGCGTGGTGGGTTTCGGTTTTGACGCTCAAGCGCTGGTGGGCATCCATCTGGACGGTGGTCGTGGTCATCACCCGGATAGCAACACATTCTTCCCAAGCGACAGCGACGGCTCGGCATCCGACCCGTGGAGCCGCGTAGCGGGTAACGTCAAGGCGCGATTCTCGAAAACCGAGGCCCACCTGGGTGGCGCGCTGCAACCCAACATGCCGATCCTGGTAGCGAACGACAGCCGTCTGCTTCCACAGACCTTTGAAGGTGGCACCATCACCTCGAAGGAGATCGACAACTTCACCTTCAACCTCGGTCAACTTGAACATGCCGCGGGTCGTGCCTCGTCCAACTCCACGGGCCTGGCTGTCTCTACCATTGGCAATGCAAAGGAAAGCAACCAGTTCCGCTATGCCGGTGCAGACTGGAAGGTCACCAAAGACCTGACGCTGCAGTACTACCACGCGAATCTGGAAGATTATTACAAGCAAAACTTCTTCGGCCTCGTGCACGTCTTCCCGATCAGCAACAATCAGTCTTTCAAGACTGATCTGCGCTACTTCGACAGCAGTTCCGACGGCAAGAATGGTGATGCGGGTTATCGCTTCAATAACAACGGTGGTTACGCCAAGAACGTGGGCGAGGTTGATAACACGACCTGGAGCGCCATGTTCACTTACACATTGGGTGGCAACGCTTTCCTGGTCGGTCACCAGCGTGTGAGCGACGACGGCGGTTTCGTTTACCTGAACCAGGGCAACGTAGTCGACGGCAATGGTCGCAATGAAGGTGCTGGCGGCTCGAGCTTCTATCTGTTCACCGACGCAATGATCAACGGCTTCGTCCGTGCCGGCGAGAACACCACTTTCGGTCAGTACACTTATGACTTCGCCTCTCTCGGGGTTCCAGGCCTGAAGGCCTCGGCAGCCTATCTGCGCGGCGAGAACATCAAGGCCGCCAATGGCGTGGGTAAAGACCAGACCGAGTGGGAACGCGACCTGCGTCTGGATTACGTGATTCAAACGGGTGCATTGAAAGGATTCGGGACAACCCTGCGTCACGGTACTTACCGTGGTGACACTCCCAACATCAACGCCCAGGACCAGACCCGTGTGATCTTCAACTACACCTACAGCTTCATGTAA
- a CDS encoding OprD family porin, translating to MNKSTLALAVAVGVLAQQAGAAGFIEDSKATLGLRNFYINTDNRDHDANTAANKRNGVQSKNEEWGQGFDLRFTSGYTQGTVGFGIDAIGLLGVRLDSGGGTNGATATSYGGTVFPSKSNGEAVDNFSSLGLTAKAKISQTELKLGTLQPKLPVIVTNDGRLLPQTFQGGQITTNDIKDLTLVGGQIEHAKGRNSSNNEELSIAGANAHTAAGRDSNKFIYGGGDYKITKDLTAQYYYGNLEDFYKQHFLGLVHNWAIGPGVLKSDFRYFNSSDDGANGHDSAYYTTGNDTGFNSGKGKVDNNLYSGLFLYTVAGHTFGGGYQASNGNSDFPWLNQGDGSSAYITTDMQIAKFARAGERTWQARYSYDFAKVGVPGLTAGVVYLRGDNIDTVGTNGRENGSDSSEWERDLTIGYVVPEGPLKNLGLMWKNASWRNDVPGQRDQDENRLILSYSIPLL from the coding sequence ATGAACAAGTCCACTTTGGCCCTGGCTGTGGCCGTAGGGGTTTTGGCGCAGCAGGCAGGCGCCGCCGGTTTCATCGAAGACAGCAAGGCTACCTTGGGGCTGCGTAACTTCTATATCAACACCGATAACCGTGACCACGATGCCAATACCGCTGCCAACAAGCGCAATGGCGTTCAGAGCAAAAACGAAGAATGGGGCCAAGGTTTCGATCTGCGCTTCACCTCCGGCTATACACAAGGCACCGTCGGTTTCGGTATCGACGCGATCGGCCTGCTGGGCGTGCGTCTTGATTCGGGCGGCGGTACTAACGGCGCAACCGCAACTTCGTACGGCGGCACTGTTTTCCCAAGCAAGTCCAACGGCGAAGCGGTTGATAACTTCTCCAGCCTGGGCCTGACTGCCAAAGCCAAGATCTCCCAGACCGAACTGAAGCTGGGTACCCTGCAGCCAAAACTGCCGGTTATCGTGACCAACGACGGTCGTTTGCTGCCGCAAACCTTCCAGGGTGGTCAGATCACTACGAACGACATCAAGGACCTGACACTGGTTGGTGGTCAGATCGAGCACGCCAAGGGCCGTAACTCCAGCAACAACGAAGAGTTGTCGATTGCGGGTGCCAACGCTCACACCGCAGCCGGTCGTGACAGCAACAAGTTCATCTATGGTGGCGGCGACTACAAAATCACCAAAGACCTGACTGCCCAGTACTACTACGGCAACCTGGAAGATTTCTACAAGCAGCACTTCCTGGGTCTGGTTCACAACTGGGCAATCGGTCCGGGCGTGTTGAAGTCTGACTTCCGTTACTTCAACAGCTCCGATGACGGCGCCAACGGTCACGATTCGGCTTACTACACCACTGGTAATGACACGGGTTTCAACAGCGGTAAAGGCAAGGTCGACAACAACCTGTACAGCGGCCTGTTCCTGTACACCGTTGCCGGTCACACCTTCGGCGGCGGCTATCAGGCCAGCAACGGTAACAGCGATTTCCCTTGGTTGAACCAGGGCGACGGCTCGTCGGCTTACATCACTACCGACATGCAGATTGCCAAGTTCGCCCGTGCCGGTGAACGTACATGGCAAGCTCGCTACTCGTATGACTTCGCCAAAGTCGGCGTACCGGGCCTGACGGCCGGTGTGGTTTATCTGCGTGGTGACAACATCGACACAGTGGGTACCAACGGTCGCGAGAACGGTTCCGACAGTTCCGAGTGGGAACGCGACCTGACCATTGGTTACGTCGTACCGGAAGGTCCGCTGAAGAACCTGGGCCTGATGTGGAAAAACGCTTCGTGGCGCAACGACGTTCCAGGTCAACGTGACCAGGACGAAAACCGCCTGATCCTCAGCTACTCGATCCCGCTGTTGTAA
- a CDS encoding CYTH domain-containing protein has protein sequence MQKETEIKLRVSRETLAALREHPLLKKRNKSGWERRELMNQYFDTPERDLARAKVALRLRRDGEEVIQTLKTRGQSIAGLSERNEYDWNLPKAKLDVKKLDGECWPEELAELDKKTLKPIFTTDFVRERAEIAWGRGKTKVVIEAALDLGHVVVGKQKEEICELELELREGEPAALLELAAELAATLALMPCDISKAERGYRLYDANSYSLSLAAPQITAETPLDDAFAALSWHLLSSSQRLAEQYRFNGHWRLLQDWVENLAELRALLSSLGQAAPRQSTHDLRLALDALLEDWRPLVQAGQDDEDVRKAAPEQFLEELEDPRWGQFSLNTSRWLLARTWAADRNVRGNRQGAAQLGSWLPRLLGEEATSLQLQRYQQQPEDLAEQLPRIERIQAWLHHARHVLEIPEMDRLYGELKQLAQLANEPITDESLDARKQQAIAVYQNRAWKMLLRM, from the coding sequence ATGCAGAAAGAAACCGAAATCAAACTCCGCGTCAGCCGCGAAACCCTCGCCGCCCTGCGCGAGCACCCGCTACTGAAAAAACGCAACAAAAGTGGCTGGGAACGCCGTGAACTGATGAACCAGTACTTCGACACGCCTGAGCGTGACCTGGCCCGCGCCAAGGTTGCCCTGCGCCTGCGCCGCGATGGCGAAGAGGTGATCCAGACCCTCAAGACCCGTGGCCAGAGTATTGCCGGTTTGTCCGAGCGTAACGAATACGACTGGAACCTGCCCAAAGCTAAGCTCGACGTGAAGAAACTCGACGGCGAATGCTGGCCGGAAGAGTTGGCCGAGCTGGACAAGAAAACCCTCAAGCCGATTTTCACCACCGACTTCGTGCGTGAACGCGCTGAAATCGCCTGGGGCCGCGGCAAGACCAAAGTGGTGATCGAAGCCGCGCTGGACCTGGGCCATGTAGTGGTCGGCAAGCAGAAAGAAGAAATCTGCGAACTGGAGCTCGAACTGCGCGAAGGCGAACCGGCCGCGCTGCTGGAACTGGCCGCCGAACTGGCCGCGACCCTGGCCCTGATGCCGTGTGACATCAGCAAGGCCGAGCGCGGTTATCGTTTGTATGACGCCAACAGCTACTCGCTGAGCCTGGCGGCGCCGCAAATCACTGCCGAAACACCGTTGGACGACGCGTTCGCCGCGCTGAGCTGGCACTTGCTGAGCAGCAGCCAGCGTCTGGCCGAGCAATATCGCTTCAATGGCCACTGGCGCCTGTTGCAGGACTGGGTCGAAAACCTCGCTGAATTGCGCGCATTACTGAGCAGCCTGGGCCAGGCCGCCCCGCGTCAGTCGACACACGATCTGCGCCTTGCGCTGGATGCGTTGCTCGAAGACTGGCGCCCACTGGTGCAGGCCGGTCAGGACGACGAAGACGTGCGTAAAGCCGCACCGGAGCAATTTCTCGAAGAGCTCGAAGACCCGCGTTGGGGTCAGTTCTCGCTGAACACTTCGCGCTGGTTGCTGGCCCGCACCTGGGCCGCCGATCGCAATGTTCGCGGCAATCGCCAGGGCGCAGCACAGCTGGGTAGCTGGTTGCCGCGCTTGCTGGGTGAAGAAGCCACTTCGTTGCAATTGCAGCGTTACCAGCAACAGCCGGAAGACCTGGCCGAGCAACTGCCGCGCATCGAGCGTATCCAGGCCTGGCTGCACCACGCCCGTCACGTGCTGGAGATCCCGGAAATGGATCGCCTGTACGGTGAGCTGAAGCAACTGGCGCAACTGGCCAACGAGCCGATCACCGATGAATCGCTGGATGCGCGTAAGCAGCAGGCGATTGCGGTTTATCAGAATCGTGCCTGGAAGATGTTGCTGCGCATGTAA